The Phlebotomus papatasi isolate M1 chromosome 3, Ppap_2.1, whole genome shotgun sequence genomic sequence tgtaaaaatatatcaacattttttaatgttaattttacacctttttgagggtaaatttaacatgaaaaagggtaacttgaacccataatacacctaaaaagggtaatatttacactgatttcggatcaatactgcagggtaaaattaacttttccgaaaaagtaaaaaataacattcaggaaatgttaattttaccctgcagtattgatccgaaatcggtgtaaatattaccctttttaggtgtattaggggttaaatttacccttcttcgtgttaattttactcttaaaaaggtgtaaaattaacattaaaaaatgttgatatatttttacacttaaaaagtgttaaagttgtgaggaaaaaaagttaatcgcacccccgttttttctcagtgaaagacTTATTTTGCACTTTTAGGCAAAGAAAaagttttatatatatttttcttattggttcttaattttttttaagtctaaAGAAGCAAGTGAGGTCAAAAAAGAGCTTTTATGCAtaaagctctagccaatcaCAGAAGCGCCCTACCGTCGAACGActcaaatttgattcttttcaatatgtttttaatgaatttgacacaTTTAGCACTCTGcattcagaaaataaatttataatttgtgaaaaatgtaccagaggtgtgcaagatccgttgaaaccgaataaacgtcaaaataagtttgttctctgaccattgacgtacatgtttcatttgacgtttattcggtttcaacggttcttgcacacttctggtacttttttttctcttcaactTAAAAGATCTTAAAGGCAATTAATTACtcaatttaaaagttttaaaaatttcaacttatttttcattgaatgaAACCCCATTTAATCAGTCTGTGATCCAAAAAtctttggcacaccttttagatcaggaaaatttcatgaaatcaaaattcacaacactttatttctcaaaagttttttttaatgtgtctttcagtgttttttcggtttttcccACTCAAAATCGTTCAATAAATCCAAACTAAATtggatttgttgtgatgttcaaaagaacaagagaaatttcttcatgaaatttcctcaatctaaatctaaaatatgAGCCGGAGCAAGAGAATTTAAGTCTGTCTTTTTGACATTCTTAAATTATTTGATGTGGCTGGTAATAAATTTTGTCATTGGCTTTGTGTATGTCTGTCTCACTCTATCGCcctcttcttcttgttcttatAAATAccacaagaaattcaatttagatttgagttCGAAAATCTCGTATTACTTaggtcagaaaaatttcattaagtcaaAATTAACATTgccttctttctcacacgttttacatcactgagagaaatccgaaaaagttaaaataacattccggaaatgttaattttaccctgcagtattgatccgaaatcggtgtaaataatacctttttaggtgtattaggggttaaagttatccttttttcatgttaattttacccattttacccttaaaaaggtgtaaaattaacattaaaaaatgttgatatatttttacacctaaaaagtgttaaagttatgaggaaaaaatgttaatcgcaccctcttttttttctcagtgattagactatcccactcttttgaactcttcttcttcttcttcttcttttgatcttcataataaattcaatttggatttgAGTACAAAAGTCCCGGATAGACAtataaaacgtttgagaaaagcCGTGAATTTTGATTCTATGAAATTTGGTCACTTGCTAATTTGGAATTGActgtaaaattgtaaattcagtagataaaaagaaataaatatattttttatgccttCGCTACATCTTCTACCTTGGTATAATTTCATCAAGTCAAAAtttgcgtccctttctttctcaaaatttccttaaaattggactgaactaaatttaatttggtgtgaagttcaaaaaaagaagaagagtgcgaaaaaatggaatagacatatgcaaagcttttaagaaagaaaagtatgtgaattttgactttatgaaattttcttgaactaaaactaaaaggtgtgccggagcgaCCGGAGccaatagggtaacgtgtggtatttcgggacacttttttagcactttcaattttcaaacagcttaacgacttctcaaataattttttttctttgttgatacaaatatttatgttccttatgataTCTAGAATCAGATTCTAATCGAAAAATGTTGGAAAAcgcatcattttttatacaaaatatcaaaaaatgtaaagaagtaagagtggtatatttcgttCGGGACAGTTggttatttcgggacagacaaaagtcgctattatgcaaataaatttcatcgaGCCTGACTACTTACttttaagtagaagttctaaacttcactctttcataaaaattttctttaaatttcacttttaaagtaacttaaatcgaaaaaaactaagcactgtttgtgttgacatctgcaaaattgaccacactgaaggtcttgtaaaaagtgaaatgtgacactcacaattaacgcgtatttcacgctctaaattaaataaaatttcagaagttttatgtttgtctgatgcgtaaagagcttaaaatttcatatagaacttaaaaacagtaagaaaacaaatatttagaggatttttaatgtgtccagaaatacccatattatgtcctgaaaagcaccttgtccagaaataccactcGTTACCCTAAATCtattttgttcagtaaaaacgacttttcttttagaaaatttgattttttaccgtcaacttgatttaaaaaaatagattttatgaTAGGCGGAAGTGGGGCAGTTATGGAAtcttttacctatttttaaataaaattgagccttattgtgttATAATTTAGTtacacaaatagattgagaagctggATTACTTTATGATATTGCTCAGTTCCAGTtaaacataagagaaaaatcccaattacaaaggtgccccacttagggtaagtgtgccaaatttcggcatagttgcatgcaagcgcccaAGTTTCAAGttttatatgtaatatttttaaaacaaattgattttttttgttatttttttataagaagtgttgcttggaaccttgtagacagtttatcgtctttattttactctacaatcattcttaatacattttaaaatgaataaaaatgtagacatagttttggtgccctatttcggccaccttcattctcatagttccttgcccttcaggaattcttccaaggcctttttcaTATTAACTTGTTTGtggaagcgatatttttttgttattttttgcattgtataatctttagaggatgcaaaaactaaaaattcatggaaatttgaggaacaaaaaatgtggccggaattgcaagctggccggaatttggtacacttaccctacccctatttttaaaatacagtagactctcactcaatcggctctttttcaatcgggcgacaaattttgttaacaattttcacgtttaattatgaagctaattcgttcaaattcgctgtagtttttcctattttatcgtgattctttataattgagcgctttttgtggaatttacaaagggtttgacgctcaattctatcgctaaaccggatgacattttgccccatattcccgattgagagagagtctactgttcTGCTCAATCTTAAAGGAGGAAGTAAAAGGATAATAAAAGAAAGTCTTACCCGTGAGAAGTAAATGTGGAGCCTGTAGAAGTCATCCGGAATCGTGACAGGAAAGATGGAAGTAGCTTCATTGAATTTTGGATCATCTCTGAGAAAATGAAAATCGCGATAGATCTTCTGGGTGCTGAGTCTGTAGCTGGTGACGTTGATGCCCTGCCACGCAGGTTGACACTGATCGATTTTCGTGGAATACTTCACGCACCGCCCAATGTTGAGACTGTGAAGCTGCGTGGCTGCATTCCGGACGCACCAGTCCAGATTTGATCGGATCTTGCGGATGACACTGCTGCTGAGGATGATCCCAGCATCGAGATCACAATAGTTGGCATCAGATTCACTCTCTACATCTTCTGTCCGCATCTTTGTGCCCAGGTAAATGTCGAAGCTGATGCTGATGTGGGAGAGTTTATCCCGCAGAACACGAGCATCGATGTAACTGGTGTCCGGAACGAGGACAAAGTAGTCATAGTCATCGAGGTAATTGTCCGCAATGTACTTGAGGATATGGAAAGGTCGCAAGTGCTCCCTGGTATCCGTGAATCCCACAATGTTCTTCAGTTTGAAGTTGGATTTAACATTGTCGGCATTGATGAAGAACTTTATCTTGTTCACAAGATGAGCCACGGTCTTGTTGAAGGCCGTGGCAAGGGTGTCAATTTCATTTTGAGCCGACATCACCCCCACAAAAACTTTTTCCCGGATACCCAGTTCAGAGGAATAGTATCTGGGCCTGATTATGTTCTTAGTGGCCTTTTTGGCTGACATTGGCTTCTGGGCAAAATTGAGCTGAGGCTCAAAGTCATCACCGTACTTATCGGTAAATTCACCATCACTATCACTTCCTGGACACATGAAATCCTCATCTGCAGAATCATAATTTGGCACATAGAGACTCAGAAGGATTCCCACAATGAGACCACACACAAAATACTGATGTTTGTTCCAGTGATATTGCTTAAAACGTATCATCTCGAATCATTTAACCCTACATACTAATTAAATGCATAATTATGTGAATATCATTACAGGAATTGCACTTCCAcggaattttttttctacacgCAAACTGcgcttttgaggttatgtcacgTCTCTCAGGGCAGCCAACTGCGAGATATTAAAATGAGTGTAGTGTTGTCACAAAAACAGTGGAAAATTCAGCAAAAGTTTTATTTTGCGTTCCATTTTACCCAATTTAGTAACGAGGAAATCCCTTCTAGTGCACAAATTCTAAAGGATTGTTGATTGGAGATTTGTAAAGTGTTGAAATAATGTCAGATCCCAGTGGAAATAGTGCGGGAAACTTGCTGTCCAATGTCAGTCCACCGTCAGCTTTGCCAGCCAACTTGATTCTTGCTCCAGCTGCTCCGCCACTCAGTCAGACCGGTAATCCAGCTTCAGAATCCGTCAGTGTTGCGAGTGAAGGTGCAGCTGCTGAGCCGCATATTCCCACAAAATTCAGTCCAGCTATTCCACCGAGTAAGGACACATCAGCCGAGCAGACACCCGCCGCAGAAGATCCATCAGCAAATCTGGGTCATTTGAACCTCAATCCGGAACCAGTGTCTGCTGCTCTGGGGCCACTGACACAGTCTGGCTCATCGCTGTTTGGCTGGGTGAAAGATGCAGCATCGAGTGGGGGTGGGATTCTGTCGAAAGTGGCGGAAAAGGCTAAGAATTCAGTGGATACCATTGTCACAACTCTCGATCCTCAAATGAAGGAATACATCTGTGAGTACATCTTTGTAGCCTGATAATGATAATGCTATAATAAACGCTCAATGTTGATGTATTTGCACATTTAatgaaaatcatttcaaattagAAACATAATTTCCACCGtgaatagggtaaatgtgccaaatttcggcatagggtaagtgtgcccaattccggccagcttgcaattccggccacattttttgtttctcaaatttccatgaatttttagtttttacatacacTAGAGATTCtagttcagatttaatttttaaaaccaattttccgtgagacacttggattaaatttgtgacgatccgaggtacagagtacttAGTtgcaattacaatttttttttattaatttgttctaaaattttaaaattcaaatgcacagatatagttgaATGGATCACAAATGtatcgattagcatacacaaaaataccaaaaagtattttgaagcttatattttcaactaaataacaagcatgtctcttaacattccgatccgtggtactcttcccttacaatgcaaaagaataacaaaaaaatgtagcttcgacaaacgaggtggcgtgaaaaaggcattagaattcctgaagggcaaggaactatgagaatgaaggtggccgaaatagagcaccaaagccatgtctacatttttattcattttaaaatgtattaagagtaattttaaagtaaataaagacgatatactgtctacaaggttctaagcaacactcctaaagtagaaggaatgaaaaaaatcaatttctattaaagatattacatttctaacttgagactttggcgcttacatgcaactatgccgaaatttggcacacttaccctaattgcatataagcaccgaagacctaagtttgaaatgcaatatttttaattcatattgatattttttgttacttctttttcggGAAGGTtatgtggaaccttgaaaactagtttatcatctttgttttctttaaatcacttcctaaaatattgaaaaaaataataaaaatatggacattgctttgggtagtattccggccactttgagtgaaatgcCAGCCacctttttctgaccaccttttgtgacgcaacggatagaaaatttcaaaacgttaaACGGAAcgtgtttaatatttagtttaatacgtttatatgacccacaaaccctgagatcttccgtgaattttgtcctgaagacgtgaagagtagcatctcaaatttacgcgcagattctcGTAGCAATTTgctcttcctgaactcttccaaagccttttccacatcatctttttcatagaagcgatggtttttttctctggacattgtagaactcagaaattgaaaaaaagcacaaaatgaataagaaattcaggaaagcaaaagatgttgccggaatagtcAACACTACCTCACaagagagacgctcacaaagtatatacttttttacgcgaaatacaggatccatctgagaaatttcacccgaaatttaaagattgattcactccccccaattctgagataaatctttaagtcttaaatctttaacagctgaatgttgaaacgaagaataacttcagttgaacctcagattagcgttaatgtagagttaaaattaagctaggtttaaatattttttcgtatacAGAAACGTGCAATAGTGCTTTAGCGTAAGCTGTTTTTGTCATACGGCAaccccatattttggcatttctggCATGTCAAATTTCGTCaatgttttcgttcgatttGGCAAGATTCCACGGCTTTTTCTCGTTATTTGATCTTGAGCCaccagacttgctaaaaattctctaaaataaaataggaatcaatattgtggatgtgaaagaatgtgcatgTTTTCTGGGTGCAAAAAAGCGCGACTCCAGCGACTCCTACTTCAGTGGCGATTCATTGAAGTTGCATATGGcggatgtttctttttatttcaggcaaaattggctttttaagaagctgtaaataaagtgaaagccttatttcttttcattaaatccacttaagtgcagattatatcaatttggtatcatttaacagtattttcgagaagaatttacggatagatgtggacagatttattccatctttaaaccaaaaattatacctccgaaatcgggggtctcatttttggcttaaacgttaatccactgcttaaatttattctatttctcgttcaaacattagaaaacggtggatcatcctcgaattatctttatacttcaattcaacattcagctgtaaatCGCCCTTTAAAGGTCGATTCGTATTCTCTgataaaattcttcaattttaaagtgtcaaataTGTTTAAACCTTTAAGACTGTAATTTCGAATTCTACGCTAAAGTTTTACAGACTTAAAGATGTCAAACGTCTATAAATCGCCTTTAATTTAAAAGCTGCTCGATAggaccttttaaacctttaagtccAGTTCAATTTAAGATTGTCAATTGTTCAAAaggtgtacagtagactctcgctaattcggctcttttaagatcgggctactttttaattcaggcagcggttacatctgaaaaaagtttgttgtcattctgttttacgttttggctgtcggactcaattaggtccatatagccatttcgttcgctcactttaaattttaagattttttcatttatcactttattttacttttttaaggttcactgttttttttaattattatatgttcactttttgtttatttaatgaattaaaatatgtCTTCTTTATATGTCTTTTGATTTACTTTTCCATGAAGTTTTTACGctcactttttctttttttatcccATATCCCACAATATTTAAAGGCTTCCTCTGGTCTTGGTCACCAAGATTTTCCTTCCGGTCTAAATAACTTTGTGGTCCCAGTTTATTGCTTCCTCTGGTTCTTTTCCAATATCATCTGGTTGTCCCCACACTGGAAAATTTGCAACACTTCTCGCCGGTGGGGGTTTTTCTGCTTgcttttgcatgaattcattAGGGACGCCGTCGgatttaacctcaaattttatttctattactGATTTCACTCTGAAtctaattttcttataaaatttctactcaaatttaatcattatgcTTTTAACTTTAATTTGGGCACTCATTTTATATGATATAgcactaatttttatcaatatcataattttctttatgctcTGAATCCAATATGGACTTATCGTCGCGCTCTTTTTCGGActctaacaatttttttttaatcgcaagactgctagaaacacaatcgatttgtcgcattttttgtaagactctttccacactgagcttttacaacgcaattttaatttaatttatacttaaaatttaacggtctttgtgttgatacatcctaaaatgaataaatatttaaaagcaaaatgaattcattgactattcgaagataaattacataaaattttaattaatttatttccatggccgaaattacactcaaagtggccgaaattagaagctggccgaaatttggcacacttcccctattagcttttgtgaaataaaaagaaGCTGAGAAGAATCTTCGCTTTCTCTTTCAGATTCCGGAGGAGACGTGGAAGTAATTGTGGCCTCGGACAAAGATGATAAAGTAAGGCCTTGCCGAGAggcttttcagaatgtttttgGAAAAGCAACAGTACTGTAAGTTTATTGCTAAATTGATAAACTCCCCAGGATTATGAAGAGAATTTATTTGCCGTTCTTTTAGTGGACTCCAAGCCCAGCCTAATAATATTGCAGCTCAACCCGTGGGATTTGAGGCTGCTCTGAGGGGTGCTCAGGAGAGGACTGCTGATCTTAGGACAAATTCTCGCATTGGGGATAAGCTGCCAGTGGTTGCCGTTGAAAATTTCACAGTTGAAGCGTTTCCGGATCAATGGTTCGATGCTGGACTTCTCCTACTCACTGATCCTCGGAGAAATCTTACTCTGAAGACAGTCACGCAGATGACAGCAATCCCCCTGTCTGTGATTACGGCCATCAGGGAGGATACGCCAAAGGAATACCAGTTTCAGGACACAGGATTCGCAGTGACTGTTGGTCAGGTGATGGCCAATAATCTGGGAGTTCATCATGCTGAATGGCACAAATGCTACACTGGCATTAGCCGCAGTGACATGATTTTGAGTGCTGCTAAATCTCTGGCTACAGTTTACAAGAGATCCATCTCATCCAGTGACGAATCTTAATAATTAACGTTATAAATTGGGTATTTTATCTCattgattcaaaataaaaatattcacgaCATCTTTACGACATGTTCCCGATTTCGACATTTTGATAGTGTAAAGTTGGCAGGCGTGTGTGCATTGTCATCGACTGTTTCCGGTAGCcatttttctatcttttctgCATTTTGTGTGAAGAAACGTGGATCGTCAAACATGACTGAGGTAAATTTACAgtgtttttacttaaaaatccgCAGTGAATTCTactaaaatagaaagaactAATATCAAAGAAAAGATTTCTAAAgaaattttgtcagaaaatgaattttctatcgataaaaaagagaaattgtgGAGGCTTCCTTTGCAAAAACATGGCTTTTcactttcctttttttctcatttccaGCAAGAGGAAGGAGGAACCGTAGTGAAGAAGCGTATCTTCAAGAAGTTCACATACCGTGGAGTGGACTTGGATCAATTGCTGGACATGCCCAAGTAAGTTGCAGATTTCACTGAGACATAACCTCACAAAACTCCCGGAAAACATTTGCTAATCGCAGTGATTATTTTTCTCCATTCCAGTGATCAAGTGGTTGAGCTGATGCACAGTCGTGCTCGTCGGCGATTCTCCAGGGGTTTGAAGCGCAAACCAATGGCTCTGATCAAGAAATTGCGCAAAGCCAAGAAGGACGCTCCGCCACTTGAGAAGCCTGCTATTGTGAAAACTCATCTCCGCAACATGATTGTCGTGCCAGAAATGGTGGGATCCATCATTGGTGTATACAACGGCAAAGCATTCAATCAGGTTAGtttattttcttatcaattataAAACCCAAATCCTTCCAAACTTAAGgaaacatacagtagactctcgcttatccgtggactctttttccgggtgacataaaaaaatccgtgagacagttgaattttaaaaattttgttgacatatttccccgttttggttttttttgttaaagcaaatgtgctctatctactgttaattctttctcattgtaacttttttggacagtacgcatgtttagagagaatgtcgattcagtcagatcagaattcactccataaatttgcaatgtaaacgaaaaaatcgttagatttcaaacaatttgatgtgtatcactctcaaaatccgtgtgacatttcggtcccgttccacggataagcgagagtctactgtattaacaTAGCCAaagaaagttgttttttttttaatctgaaaaactcccataaaatcaaaatatttctagtgatttttttcttaatcgaaataagttttaataatttatcaGGGAATATCTTCTTTGTAgtataaattcagaaaattgtttttaaattaaaaaaagggtgGCCAAGCGTTCTacgctttgcgaagtgctcgaacccGTGACTTAGATGCCAACCCTctaaagtactttcgtatcatttaccgtttaccccGTTTACCAATTCTCaatcgatttgtaaatcactcgaaatatcccacaaaataattttaagaataataaaatttattttcggacgaaaattacttatggGTTCATAACTGCTTCACAACCGATAtgatcactcaaaatattgcccatAATGACTTTAAgacaaatagggtaagtgtgccaaattttggcatagttgcatgcaagcgccaaagtctgcaatgtaatatttttaatacaaattgatttttttttattctctcttaaagagtgttgcttggaacctcgtaaagagtttaccgtctttatttactctaaaatcattcttaatatattttaaaatgaataaaagtatagacatagcttgggtgccctatttcggctacctccattttcatagttccttgcccttcgggaattcttccaatatctttttcacgtcatctcgtttgtcgacgCTCCCTATCGATAATCTCTAGAgaacgtaaaatctaaaagttcatggaaattcgaggaacaaa encodes the following:
- the LOC129806361 gene encoding protein PRRC1-like — its product is MSDPSGNSAGNLLSNVSPPSALPANLILAPAAPPLSQTGNPASESVSVASEGAAAEPHIPTKFSPAIPPSKDTSAEQTPAAEDPSANLGHLNLNPEPVSAALGPLTQSGSSLFGWVKDAASSGGGILSKVAEKAKNSVDTIVTTLDPQMKEYIYSGGDVEVIVASDKDDKVRPCREAFQNVFGKATVLGLQAQPNNIAAQPVGFEAALRGAQERTADLRTNSRIGDKLPVVAVENFTVEAFPDQWFDAGLLLLTDPRRNLTLKTVTQMTAIPLSVITAIREDTPKEYQFQDTGFAVTVGQVMANNLGVHHAEWHKCYTGISRSDMILSAAKSLATVYKRSISSSDES
- the LOC129806386 gene encoding uncharacterized protein LOC129806386; amino-acid sequence: MTEQEEGGTVVKKRIFKKFTYRGVDLDQLLDMPNDQVVELMHSRARRRFSRGLKRKPMALIKKLRKAKKDAPPLEKPAIVKTHLRNMIVVPEMVGSIIGVYNGKAFNQIEVRPDMIGHYLGEFSVTYKPVKHGRPGIGATHSSRFIPLK